TTCGAAAGCCGGAAGATGAGGTTTGCTCTGAATCTGAATTGGGATTCTGCGGAAGAATAAAGGCGCGAAGGCGAATCTAGTTGTGAATCGCTCTCTTGCTCACTGCCCAGGATTCCAGGAACAATGGTTAAATTACCATTTTACACTCCATGCTAATTGTTGGTTGGTCCAAATTTTAATCAGAAATACGAAAGACGAATTGCCAATATTGGATTGAGACAAATGTTAAGTTACACATTTGCAAGAGTTTTGGAGCGACAATTTTCACTAACCAAGTGAACCTAAAAACCCACTAAATGAATAATTTATCTTCAAATGAACTTAGATAATAAATCTCAAAATTGAGACTGTCTATAACATGTTATTGAAAGAACTGTAATCGTATATGTTCAGCCCTAGATTTGACGCGAAAATGAGGGTTAAAGAGTGAGGTCACGTTGGTGAACACAATCACCATCTTAGCCCCCAAACCTAAAGGTCTGAAGCAAAGACCTAGAGTCGGATCTTTACGAGGGTCGTTAGAGAGCCTTCATCATGTCCCTATATCTTTAGATTTTAGTGTTAGTAAAATCAGCCCACTCAATCATTAAACAAGTCCTCCGACCACCCGTGAAGTACCTCTCTTTCTTATCGATTAAACATGAACTTATCATACGAATGAGCTTATTTTGTTGAAATTCACATGATTACAAGAAAAAACAAGAATAAGACACGAGTTTCACTAAAGAGTATGGTATGATATATTTTTTAAGGAAATGCAATAAATGACCAAAATAATGTTATCTGATGTCCAAAATGTAAATTAATAACTTACCGAAAAAAATGTAAATAAATAAAGAAGTAAGACCAACAGTGGACCAAACACCTTTCCCTCCTCTCCATCTCAATCACACTATCTTTCTCACTCTCCGATCACACCGATCTGACCACCATTTCTCACTCCGACCCGGATCCGAAATGGAGCCGGACGTCAGCATCGAAACCAGCTCCATGATCCGCGTGGCGGTCCTCCCGATCGGCCACGTCCCCCCGGTGCTGCTGCGCGACTACCACGCGATGCTGCTCCGCCACCAGACGATCCCTCTCTCCGCCGTCAGCTCCTTCTACACGGAGCACCAGAAGTCGCCGTTCGCTCACCAGCCCTGGGACTCCGGCAGCCTCCGCTTCAAGTTCGTCCTCGGCGGCGCCCCTCCCTCCCCCTGGGAGGACTTCCAGTCCAACCGCAAAACCCTCGCCGTCATCGGCATCTGCCACTGCCCTTCCTCCCCCGATCTCGGCTCCGTCATGGATCAATTCGACACCGCCTGCCGCGCCTACCCCGCCGCCCTCGTCGAGCGCTGCTTCGCCTTCTCTCCCGCCGATTCTCAGGTCTGCTCTTCTAATTTTGAGCTTTCGATTCGGAGTTTATCGAATTCTAAGGAGTAATTGTGTTGAATAGAAGTGATTTAGGTGCAGGATTGATTGAAATGTTTATAATTTGATGTTGTAAGAGTGATTGTGAATTGGATTGTGTTGCAGTTGGAGGATGGGAGTAAGAAAGGATGGAATTTAATGCTGTTTCCGCCTGCGGATCGGGCGACGCAGGAGTTTCACTTGCAAACAATGATGCAGGACATAGCGGCGTCATTGCTAATGGAGTTTGAGAAATGGGTGCTTAAGGCGGAGCCGGCAGGGACTATTGTCAAGACGCCGTTGGATTCTCAAGCTACTCTCAACTCTGAGGAGGTTTATATCTAGGTGTCCTATATAATTTTTTAAGCTGTTGTATATGTGAAGTGTTTGTGCGTGTGACTTTTGTGTTAAATGTGTTCGAGTTAGTAGTGCCTGAGAATTGATATTGCAAAGTGCAGGTTATAAAGGCGAAGAAGCGGAGGCTTGGGCGTGCACAGAAGACAATGGGAGATTATTGCATGCTGGCAGGATCACCAGTTGATGCCAATCTTCATTACTCTACTGCGCTGGAACTTGCTAGGTTGACTGGAGATTTTTTCTGGTATGCTGGTGCATTGGAGGGGAGCGTTTGTGCATTACTGGTAATGGTTTAATGGTTCCCCTGTACTTTCATGGCTTGCTGTTTGACTATTGATTAGATTTCCTTTTGACTAATTGGTTGTTGTGAAATATGCTCATGTTATCAGATTGACCAAATGGGCCAAAAGGATACAGCCGTGGAAGAAGAAGTCAGATATCGGTATAGTAGTGTCATTTTGCACTACAAGAAGTCATTCATACAAGAAAATGCTCAGAGGTAATTCACAAAATGCTTCTCTTTAGGTAGTTGCAACTTTTTAGTGCTTAATATCGATGATACTATGAATTCTGGAATACTAACAGTGATTTATTATTCGTTTCTGTGCAGAGTTTCACCCTTAACATTTGAACTTGAGGCTACTTTGAAATTAGCAAGGTTTCTTTGCAGGTAAACTTCCTTGATGAAAACAAATGAATTTAAACTTCTCTCCCATGACTACTGTTAAATGAAATGACAAGTATCCACACAGTTATATTAAGGCAAAACAGATGTGCATTACATGTATCTCTATAAGCTCCTGTCATAGGTTGGATCCTTGGGACGACCAACATCAAATCAAACATAAGTTATACTTTACACTCTTGATCTTATGAGCTTAATTTTGGTTCGTTTTGGCAGACGAGAGCTGGCTAAGGAGGTAGTGGAGCTACTAACAAATGCAGCAGATGGTGCGAAATCTCTGATTGATGCCAGTGATAGACTTGTACTCTATGTTGAAATTGCTCGTTTGTATGGAACTCTCGGTTATCAGCGAAAAGCTGCCTTTTTCTCTAGGCAGGTAGCCCAGTTATATTTGCAACAAGATAATAGACTGGCTGCCATTAGTGCAATGCAAGTGTTGGCAATGACCACAAAAGCCTACCGGGTTCAAAGTAAAGCTTCAGTCTTAGAAGATTCTCTTTCCAAAGTGAGTAAGAATTCCTGCATAATTGGCATTACTGTTTCTCTGCATGCACATGCATCTGTTTTGTTTCCAGGCCATCAATGGCATATTTTAGTCCCTTCTCTATTGTAATTCAAAATGGAACTCTTGTAGGGGAAATAAAGAATTAGGTTGAGATGCTTATTCTCCCAGAAACATTCTATGCAATTTCTGTTTTACAAGTCTTGTTTACTTTGCAGCTTAGACTGTGTGTATGTTCCTAGGAAATAATTCACTAACTTTTCTTTTATTTCCTGACAGAAGGAAACTGGATCAGGTCTTGCTGAGAGTGGGAAAATACTCCACCAGTCGGTAGTGTCTCTATTTGAGTCTCAGTGGAGCACATTACAGATGGTTGTACTAAGGGAAATCCTGCTATCTGCTGTCCGAGCAGGAGATCCTCTTGCTGCCTGGGGTGCAGCAGCAAGACTACTAAGATCATATTATCCTTTAATTACGCCTGCTGGGCAAAATGGCCTTGCTAGTGCACTTTCCAATTCAGCGGATCGGTTGCCATCAGGAACTCGCTGTGCTGACCCTGCCTTACCTTTCATTAGGTCTTCACCAGTACCTAAGCATTTTCCTGTTAGTAAATGAAAATTTTATATTCTGTGCACCTAACAACAAATATTGTATATCCTGTGCTAGTTTAAGTTTATTTACATTGTCAAGTAATAATGTAAAATTTCATTAGAGTTCATTTAATATTTATGTGATATCCTAATTCAGTCATGTTTGCTTTTAGGTTATATTCTTTTCCTCTCCATCCCTCACAAATGGACATTGTCAAGCGCAATCCTGCTAGAGAAGACTGGTGGGCTGGAGCTGCTAATACTGGGCCTTTTATTTACACGCCATTCAGCAAGGGAGAGCCAAGCAATAGCAGCAAACAGGAGTTGATATGGATAGTTGGAGAACCAGTTCAGATTCTGGTAGAACTGGCAAACCCATGCGGCTTTGATTTGAAGGTCGATAGTATATATCTCTCCGTGCCTTCAGGAAATTTTGATGCTTTTCCAGTCGCTGTAAATCTTCCACCCAATTCATCAAAGGTGGTCACTTTATCAGGGATTCCAACTTCAGTGGGGCCAGTGACAATACCTGGATGCACCGTCCACTGCTTTGGTGTTATTACTGAACACCTGTTTAAGGATGTTGACAATCTACTCCTTGGAGCTACACAAGGACTTGTTCTTTCTGACCCTTTCAGATGCTGTGGGTCTGCAAGGTTGAAAAATATATCTGTCCCAAGTATTTCTGTAGTTCCACCGCTGCCATTACTGGTTTCTCGTGTTGTTGGTGGTGATGGTGCAATCATTCTACACGAAGGTGAAATTCGTGATATATGGATAAGTCTGGCTAATGCTGGTACAGTTCCGGTGGAGCAAGTCCATGTATCACTATCTGGAAAACACCAAGATTCTGTTCTCTCGATCGCATCTGAAACCTTAAAATCTGCCCTTCCCTTGAGGCCTGGAGCAGAAGTGACAATACCTGTGACTTTAAAAGCTTGGCGAATTGTAGCAGCAGATGCTGATACTGCTGCCGGTAGGAGTGCCTCTAAGCACTCTAAGGATGGAAATAGCCCCACATTATTGATCCATTATGCAGGTAAAGTTTATATTTGATATACAGGGAGCTTCTCTCAAGGGACCTTGTGACACCAAAAAGAATTTAAAAAAGTGTTAAAAATTTTAGTTGAGATTTTGAATCTTCATCATACAAGTCTTCCAACTTTTGATTTGACAGGCCTTGCTAAGTCCTTACTGCAATGTACTTATTAGATAGGCCCTCATGTATATAATAATGATTGGTCTTTTTCGATCAAAAGCACACATTACAGTTTGGCATTATTAGTTCCAATTTTTTTTATTATCACCCTAGAGCCCAGAGCTAAAAGAAATTAGTAGAATGTAATAATAGCGTCTAAGAAAAAAGTTTTGTTTTATTTGCTTTCATATGCTCTATATATCCATGCTAATTATTGTTTTTAAGACTAGCAGCACACTGGCACCAGGAGCATGAAATGATTCAAGGGCATGTGCCATTTAGTAGTGCGCTACTTGTTTTCTTTCCAAGAGTAAATCTGGTTTACCTTGTGAAATTTGTTTTATTTCTGTTAGAAATGCTGTTTTGTTTTGCTTCTCAGGGACTGTGCCAAATACTGAAGATCCTTCTACAGATAAGTCTGTTGTCCCGCCTGGCAGACGCTTGGTTGTTCCTTTGCAGATTTGTGTTTTGCAAGGTTTGTCTTTTGTAAAGGCTCGTCTGCTCTCGATGGAGATTCCTGCCCAAGTAGGTTACAACCTTCCGACACCAGTTCATACTGATTATAGTCTTACTGAAGGAGCTGCGGGCACTCCAAATAAGTTGGACCAATTGGTGAAGATTGATCCTTTCAGAGGAAGCTGGGGACTTCGCTTTCTTGAACTTGAGTTGTCTAATCCCACTGATGTTGTTTTTGAAATTAGTGTTTCGGTCCAACTGGAGAACACTGATCATGAGCAGAGCCTCTCCGTTGATCAAGATGCTACTGAGTATGGTTACCCTAAAACAAGAATTGATCGGGATTGTTCTGCAAGGGTACTGATACCACTGGAGCATTTTAAGTTGCCTGTTCTTGATGATTCTTTTTTTGTGAAAGATAATCAAGCTGATGGGAGTGCCAGTGGCAGAAGTACTAGCTTTTCAGAAAGGAATACGAAAGCTGAACTTAATGCCTCTATCAAGAACCTTATATCTAGAATAAAGGTTAGGTGGCAATCAGGGCGAAACAGTTCTGGAGAATTAAATATCAAGGATGCTGTACAGGCTGCCCTTCAGACATCTGTTATGGATGTACTGCTGCCAGACCCATTAACATTTGGCTTCAGGCTTTCTAGAAGTGGCCCTGGACCTGAAAATATTGACTCCCATGAAAAATCCAATGATGAAGTTAACTCTTCTGCTTCTAAAGGTTCTGTGATGGCGCATGAAATGACCCCAATGGAAGTTATGGTTCGTAACAACACAAAGGAGTTAATCAAGATGAGTCTTAATGTGGTGTGCAGGGATGTTGCTGGAGAGGATTGTGTAGAGTGTGCTAAGGCGACTGTCTTATGTTCTGGTAATGTTCCCTTACTTGAAGTATCGTAAGTTTTGTTATTCCTCTACTGCTTGTTATTATAAAGCGATTTCATTTCATTACTGAAGGGGTTTGTGTGGTTTTGTGTTTAGGGGTTTTGAGTGGAATAACCGTGGAGATTCCACCGCTGGAAGAAATCAAGCATTCCTTCTCTTTGTATTTTCTCGTCCCCGGGGAGTACACACTAATAGCGGCTGCCATGATCGAAGATGCTACTGATATCCTCAGGGCTCGTGCAAGAACCACATCCTCTGATGAGCCAATCTTCTGTCATGGGCCTCCATATCATGTCCGGGTTGTTGGCACTGCATAAAAGGTTCATCGCACTTGTGATGTCAATTGGAATAGCAGCGCAAATTGCAGTATGTTAGGTTAGAGAGATGATGCTTTCAGTTTCAGCAAAACCATGCCAGTTTTTTCATTAGACAACGGCAGGAGTTATTGTCCTCCATTTTACCGAGTTCCCGAAACAGATTCTTATCACCAGTGTTACCTTGTTGTATATTTACATTCACAGTTGTAATTTTGTACACTGTTGTGAAATAAGCTTTTACCATCTTCAATCTATCACTGCATGGCTTCGTTTGACACAAAACAATAACAATACATAGAATTCTTATCATGGGTTGTGTGGTTTGTGTGTTTCAACGGTTGTGTGGTTTACAAGTCATGTTCTTCAACAATTTCTAGTCTGCAACGGTAGTTTTACGTATTTTTTGGGCTTGCGCTGGTCTCGAACTAAACTTGTATAAAATAGTGAAGTGTAGGTGAGTAATTGCTTTATGCAGCTCTAGCATTTGCTTAGACAATCATGCAATATATATTATTATGTAAACATCTAAGTCTCTATTACCCATTGCGTAAACAGTGACTAGTGTGGTTTGTGGATTATTATTATACTGATATTGTCCTAACTTAACCACCTTTTAAGGTGTTGAGTTTTAACCACAAAAGACCTCGGTACAATTAAGTGTAATCTATCCACTTATAAATTGTATTTTATTTATCATTTTTCTGACGTGGGATCTTTCTTCTCCGATACATTGAACAATTCTGGAAATATTTTGCTGATTATGGTTACCCATCTTGTCGTTTAATCTATCTTAAACGGTTGATGGCATGCTTATCTGTGGACCTTTGCTTCTTCAATTATTGATTATCACCTTGATCGTTCTGATAATCAATCACTTCTGTTTCAATTTCGTTTGGCTATTCTCTAACAACTGACAAGATCGATGGAAAATGTATAGATTCATTCAACAACAGCTACATCGATATTTCACCTTCAATCACGGTTCTTTGTTTATATCATCCACATAAATCTAATCGGGTAGCACAAATTTTAGAGAAATATACTGATTTTCATGTTTGGATTATGAATCCAAGTATTCAACCCACTACATTGTACATACACACCCTGTCTACACAAATTTGTTGTCAAATCTGTATCATATACATGAAGGTACCGTGCATAGAATATTCTCACTAATTTGTACGAGTGTAAATTAACATGGTTAATCCGCATTCTCTAAAACGAAAACTTCAATAGAAACTAGGCGACTAATTGAGCTTAACAAAGGCAAGAACAGCCGAAGACAAAATCATGTGGTGTGAAACAGTAAATAGTCGGGGCTACATGGCTGAAATATTGTGTCTCTCACTCTCCTAACATGTCCGATCAATTCAACTTCTAAGAGCACGCCTAGAATTGTACTTTTGTGAAAATGAAAGATGGGAGATCTCTCCGACCCTGAAACAGTTTGTTTCAACTAGTCACCTCCCATCCCATCATCATTTCAATTCAATCTTGTGATCGATGTTGTAGTTTCATGCATGTTTATACATAATTGGCCAAATGTTCGATCTGGTAGCTAGTACTATTCATTCTCTATCCAAAACATACCAGCGCAAGAAAGGTTAAACTATAGTAAGTCAACCAAGGCAAGCGATTTGATTGATTAGGCAGATCGAGTAGAGAATATGCAAGAAGCCAAGAACACATATATGGAAATGGTTCATCAAAAAAAAAAAACATATATGGAAATGGTCAACACCCTAATAGGGCAGTATATATATTTTGTTGCCTCTTTCATCTCTGGTTTTGAGTTGAATGTTCTTACATTGTCATAATCAGATATTAGTATTAGGTAATTTGATCGAGTATAGTTTCGTCGAGTTAGGTTTTCGTATGACTGAAAAGCTTGTTTGGAAATATAGGAGGTTACGGTGGTGGTATATAATCCAAGGTGTTGGGTGGTTGGGACCTAAAATTAAAAATTCGGTCGCTCTCTGGTCACCGTGCCAGTTGGTTGTATGGAAGCAAGTCATTTCATAATGAAAATGAAACAAAAGCGACCCAGAAAATGTGAAAGAAATGTGAATGATACTTGGAATGGAACACTTGAACGAAAAGGATTTGATAGTATTCGGATCTGGTGAATTGAATTTTGATAATCCTACTGCAGGTTCTTCCAATTTCGGTTGATATCTTTTTTCGTTTCGAAGAAAATCCTCACAAGTCGTTCTCTCTCATAATCTCGTTTGTTAATCATGTCCCTATATTACTTTCGTTAACAAGCACATTGCATTCGGGTGTAGTGACACCAGTTATAGATTTAGAGACACAAGAATGATAAGAGGGGTGACAAGAAGTGAAATAAAAAGTAAAAGATTGATGAATATTAGCTGATGAGATTTTTTGACATCTCATGTGAGTGATGTGACTTCATAGGCAGTTTGCTTATGCTTTAGTTTTAGGTGATGACAATCAAAGTTTCTTGTTCCTTCAAGGAAAGACATCTTAATGTGATGAAAGGTCATCAGCATGATCGACCTAGTTAAGAACCTGATGATAAACCAACAATCTCAAATTATCAACTGGATCGGATACTGATCATATGATTTTCAGAAAT
The window above is part of the Fragaria vesca subsp. vesca linkage group LG2, FraVesHawaii_1.0, whole genome shotgun sequence genome. Proteins encoded here:
- the LOC101300496 gene encoding trafficking protein particle complex subunit 9-like, whose translation is MEPDVSIETSSMIRVAVLPIGHVPPVLLRDYHAMLLRHQTIPLSAVSSFYTEHQKSPFAHQPWDSGSLRFKFVLGGAPPSPWEDFQSNRKTLAVIGICHCPSSPDLGSVMDQFDTACRAYPAALVERCFAFSPADSQLEDGSKKGWNLMLFPPADRATQEFHLQTMMQDIAASLLMEFEKWVLKAEPAGTIVKTPLDSQATLNSEEVIKAKKRRLGRAQKTMGDYCMLAGSPVDANLHYSTALELARLTGDFFWYAGALEGSVCALLIDQMGQKDTAVEEEVRYRYSSVILHYKKSFIQENAQRVSPLTFELEATLKLARFLCRRELAKEVVELLTNAADGAKSLIDASDRLVLYVEIARLYGTLGYQRKAAFFSRQVAQLYLQQDNRLAAISAMQVLAMTTKAYRVQSKASVLEDSLSKETGSGLAESGKILHQSVVSLFESQWSTLQMVVLREILLSAVRAGDPLAAWGAAARLLRSYYPLITPAGQNGLASALSNSADRLPSGTRCADPALPFIRLYSFPLHPSQMDIVKRNPAREDWWAGAANTGPFIYTPFSKGEPSNSSKQELIWIVGEPVQILVELANPCGFDLKVDSIYLSVPSGNFDAFPVAVNLPPNSSKVVTLSGIPTSVGPVTIPGCTVHCFGVITEHLFKDVDNLLLGATQGLVLSDPFRCCGSARLKNISVPSISVVPPLPLLVSRVVGGDGAIILHEGEIRDIWISLANAGTVPVEQVHVSLSGKHQDSVLSIASETLKSALPLRPGAEVTIPVTLKAWRIVAADADTAAGRSASKHSKDGNSPTLLIHYAGTVPNTEDPSTDKSVVPPGRRLVVPLQICVLQGLSFVKARLLSMEIPAQVGYNLPTPVHTDYSLTEGAAGTPNKLDQLVKIDPFRGSWGLRFLELELSNPTDVVFEISVSVQLENTDHEQSLSVDQDATEYGYPKTRIDRDCSARVLIPLEHFKLPVLDDSFFVKDNQADGSASGRSTSFSERNTKAELNASIKNLISRIKVRWQSGRNSSGELNIKDAVQAALQTSVMDVLLPDPLTFGFRLSRSGPGPENIDSHEKSNDEVNSSASKGSVMAHEMTPMEVMVRNNTKELIKMSLNVVCRDVAGEDCVECAKATVLCSGVLSGITVEIPPLEEIKHSFSLYFLVPGEYTLIAAAMIEDATDILRARARTTSSDEPIFCHGPPYHVRVVGTA